A single uncultured Acetobacterium sp. DNA region contains:
- a CDS encoding 4Fe-4S binding protein, which produces MKLKKRFTPPIIITCIVLALLSFFAYNIVFFNFSTDASGYTMTTAVNTQEENNQEQNIKQESIQTASTGLSFSYDNNQIILNTANNQDASNVKVYALSINGVTEMTSENMSIMSPDYLGSFIATLLEQTVDIDGDGMSETVYAAAKTDMEFTQGYQPTAPTFDHELFPLEIIFTDRTTVSVLFNGEPLANQTLTLTSQRSGESQVTTNAEGTIEGLSLLDIRSGISVTYVEDDVNAYVMSYQVEDNSLLSTRYLSALTPFFIIMVLSVIGILLCLWLRQRIVKNDPVMGRFSDERMGLGPMGTMKSQRKLGFMAIRWIIMIISFFTLIYGGKLLGQWVSNIEIPIFACPINQDQLIVSSCYTLAHLNSLVNMTWQEIAIFFGSLLVSLVVLGRFICGFLCPMGLIQDITHETRQGLKIEGLSLTEKLYSRLKPIKWTMLLLFLGLAFVGGNFCDICPAITVSPAFAGFKVSVFLSGFFMIVVIIGSFFKRRFFCNICPLGYLMGLGHKISLFRIKKDCQACTECGACYEACPMGIKTIYTEREKSDVTTADCIMCGECIDKCPENKALAMSFCGLKFYQASRKTFMSGHKKTEKKLKRLIKKREKNEPDQ; this is translated from the coding sequence ATGAAACTAAAAAAACGATTCACACCACCAATTATTATCACCTGTATAGTGCTTGCGTTACTTTCGTTTTTTGCTTATAATATTGTGTTTTTTAATTTTAGCACCGACGCCAGCGGCTACACGATGACAACTGCGGTGAACACCCAGGAAGAAAATAACCAAGAACAAAACATCAAACAGGAAAGTATTCAGACAGCAAGTACCGGACTTTCATTTAGCTACGATAATAACCAGATTATTTTAAACACCGCAAATAATCAGGATGCATCCAATGTTAAAGTTTATGCTCTCAGCATTAACGGGGTCACCGAAATGACCTCCGAAAACATGAGCATTATGAGCCCGGATTATTTAGGCAGCTTTATTGCCACACTGCTGGAACAAACGGTCGACATCGACGGTGATGGAATGAGCGAAACCGTTTATGCGGCAGCCAAAACCGATATGGAATTTACCCAGGGCTATCAACCGACAGCGCCGACCTTTGATCATGAACTTTTTCCGCTGGAAATAATTTTCACCGATCGAACCACTGTTAGCGTATTGTTTAATGGCGAACCACTGGCGAACCAAACGCTTACCCTGACATCACAAAGAAGCGGCGAAAGTCAAGTAACCACCAATGCTGAAGGTACCATCGAAGGATTGTCCCTGTTGGATATCCGCAGCGGCATCTCGGTTACCTATGTTGAAGACGATGTAAATGCTTATGTGATGAGTTATCAGGTCGAAGACAACTCCCTGCTTTCAACCCGATACTTATCAGCCTTAACGCCATTTTTTATTATCATGGTTCTTTCCGTCATTGGCATTCTGCTTTGCTTGTGGTTGCGTCAGCGAATTGTGAAAAATGATCCGGTTATGGGTCGCTTTTCCGACGAACGCATGGGTTTAGGTCCAATGGGTACCATGAAAAGCCAGCGGAAATTAGGCTTTATGGCGATTCGCTGGATCATTATGATTATCAGCTTTTTCACCCTGATTTATGGCGGGAAATTATTAGGCCAATGGGTCAGCAACATCGAAATTCCGATTTTTGCTTGTCCCATTAATCAGGATCAGCTGATTGTCAGCAGCTGCTACACACTGGCCCATTTAAATTCACTGGTTAACATGACCTGGCAGGAGATCGCCATCTTTTTTGGTTCACTGCTGGTATCCTTAGTTGTTTTGGGGAGGTTTATCTGTGGCTTCCTGTGCCCAATGGGTCTGATTCAGGATATTACCCACGAAACCCGCCAGGGGTTAAAAATTGAAGGGCTATCCTTAACTGAAAAACTGTACAGCCGATTAAAACCGATTAAATGGACGATGCTGTTGTTATTTTTGGGACTCGCTTTTGTTGGCGGAAATTTCTGTGATATTTGCCCGGCCATTACCGTTTCGCCAGCCTTTGCGGGTTTTAAGGTGTCTGTCTTTCTAAGTGGATTTTTCATGATTGTGGTAATCATCGGTAGCTTTTTCAAACGCCGGTTCTTCTGCAATATCTGTCCCTTAGGTTATTTAATGGGACTAGGCCATAAGATATCGCTGTTTAGAATTAAAAAAGATTGCCAGGCCTGTACCGAATGCGGTGCCTGTTATGAAGCTTGTCCGATGGGCATAAAAACCATTTATACCGAACGGGAAAAGAGCGATGTCACAACTGCCGACTGTATTATGTGCGGCGAATGTATTGACAAATGTCCGGAAAACAAAGCCCTGGCGATGAGTTTTTGTGGCTTGAAATTTTATCAGGCCTCAAGGAAGACATTTATGTCCGGTCATAAAAAAACCGAAAAGAAATTGAAACGTTTGATAAAGAAAAGAGAAAAAAATGAGCCTGATCAATAA
- a CDS encoding 2-hydroxyacyl-CoA dehydratase family protein — MSLINKNKNEDNVKNKINIENKINDEDKVKERSPMEERQRQRFMDKSTKVSGKYLRRLEELNGAPEAMQPFLKVLKDIYVDMKNVEKPADTKIVGTYCVMVPYELIYAVGAQPVKLCSGSYTAFSIGDDLVPRDACPLIKAVMGFQAMEVMPIYEECELMVVPITCDCKKKMAGMLKEMVPTYSLHVPTSKSDDDMEQYVQELYQLIPELEKVTGKTITYKSLAKSIDQMGFAQYEMSKFNDYKKHVPALIKGTHAMALMNAFSYMPVDQWSEQLHLLNKELARRKKDKTYVSKDKQPRIMVTGSPIIFPNIKIPLLIEEMGGILVGDETCMGERSIYDPTVVVDQSFDGLMRSLANRYTRPCTCPTFVDNNQRIYRIKQMIKDHQVQGVVYHVLRGCLVYDFEYQTLEDELGKLGVPVIRVESDYNEEDIEQLRIRIEAFIELIKLKDLAMRPQKQKILK; from the coding sequence ATGAGCCTGATCAATAAAAATAAAAATGAAGACAATGTCAAAAACAAAATAAATATTGAGAATAAAATAAATGATGAAGATAAAGTAAAAGAACGTTCGCCCATGGAAGAGCGCCAACGGCAGCGGTTTATGGATAAATCCACCAAGGTATCTGGTAAGTATTTAAGACGGCTGGAAGAATTAAACGGTGCTCCGGAAGCCATGCAGCCATTTTTAAAAGTTCTCAAAGACATCTATGTAGACATGAAAAATGTGGAAAAACCAGCCGATACCAAGATCGTGGGAACCTATTGTGTGATGGTGCCCTATGAACTGATCTATGCCGTCGGCGCCCAGCCGGTGAAACTATGCAGCGGCAGTTATACCGCCTTTTCGATTGGCGATGATCTGGTACCAAGAGATGCCTGCCCCCTGATAAAGGCGGTGATGGGGTTTCAGGCCATGGAAGTGATGCCCATTTATGAAGAGTGTGAACTAATGGTGGTACCGATTACCTGTGACTGTAAAAAGAAAATGGCCGGCATGTTAAAAGAAATGGTGCCGACCTATTCCCTGCATGTGCCAACATCAAAAAGTGATGATGATATGGAACAATATGTGCAGGAGCTCTATCAGCTGATTCCAGAATTGGAAAAGGTGACCGGAAAAACCATTACCTATAAAAGTCTGGCTAAAAGTATCGATCAAATGGGTTTTGCTCAGTATGAAATGTCAAAATTCAATGACTACAAAAAACATGTGCCGGCGCTGATCAAAGGGACTCATGCCATGGCATTGATGAACGCTTTTTCCTACATGCCGGTGGATCAGTGGAGTGAACAGCTGCATCTGTTAAATAAAGAACTGGCCCGGCGCAAAAAAGATAAAACGTATGTCAGCAAAGACAAACAGCCCCGGATTATGGTCACTGGATCACCGATTATTTTCCCCAATATCAAAATTCCGCTGCTGATTGAAGAAATGGGCGGGATTCTGGTGGGCGATGAAACCTGTATGGGGGAACGATCGATTTACGATCCCACGGTAGTGGTGGATCAGAGCTTTGACGGTTTAATGCGATCTCTGGCCAATCGGTATACCCGGCCCTGCACCTGTCCCACCTTTGTGGACAATAACCAGCGGATTTACCGGATCAAGCAGATGATAAAAGACCATCAGGTTCAAGGCGTGGTTTATCACGTGCTGCGGGGGTGTCTGGTCTATGACTTTGAATACCAGACCCTAGAGGATGAACTGGGTAAGCTGGGCGTACCGGTAATCCGGGTGGAAAGTGATTACAACGAAGAAGACATTGAACAATTGCGGATTCGGATTGAAGCTTTTATTGAGCTGATCAAATTAAAAGATCTGGCGATGCGACCCCAAAAACAGAAAATTTTAAAATAG
- a CDS encoding acyl-CoA dehydratase activase translates to MNRNYYAGLDGGSTYTKAALICDNQVVDAMVTNTGIDNNGSASALIEKMCQRRGISRAAVRYTMATGYSRKVFDIADDDISEITAHAYGVRLTAPKDYRPGMIIDIGGQDSKIIYLDKNYAVKNFTMNDKCAAGTGKFMEVIAQILETTIDQVGPLSLESQAPCDINSTCVVFAQSEVVSLVARKYDRRDILAGMHLSMAKRIIKMMKKAEKGGDILMTGGGALNIGVHKAFEEELMRDVYVARHPQFNGAIGAALIASERS, encoded by the coding sequence ATGAACAGAAACTATTATGCCGGCTTAGACGGCGGATCAACTTATACCAAGGCAGCCCTTATTTGTGATAACCAGGTGGTGGATGCCATGGTAACCAACACCGGTATTGATAACAATGGCTCGGCCAGTGCTTTAATTGAAAAAATGTGTCAGCGCCGGGGCATCAGCCGAGCGGCGGTGCGGTATACCATGGCCACCGGTTACAGCCGGAAGGTATTTGATATCGCCGATGACGATATTTCAGAAATAACCGCCCATGCCTATGGGGTGCGCTTAACCGCCCCGAAGGATTACCGGCCGGGGATGATTATTGATATCGGCGGCCAGGACAGTAAGATCATTTATCTGGATAAAAATTATGCTGTCAAAAACTTTACCATGAATGATAAATGTGCCGCTGGAACCGGTAAATTTATGGAAGTTATTGCCCAGATTTTAGAAACCACCATCGACCAGGTCGGGCCGCTTTCGTTAGAAAGTCAAGCGCCCTGTGATATTAACAGCACCTGCGTGGTTTTTGCCCAATCTGAAGTGGTGTCCCTGGTGGCCAGAAAATATGATCGCCGGGATATTTTAGCTGGCATGCACTTATCGATGGCCAAACGGATCATCAAAATGATGAAAAAAGCTGAAAAAGGTGGGGATATTCTGATGACTGGCGGGGGAGCTCTTAATATTGGGGTACATAAAGCTTTTGAAGAAGAGCTGATGCGGGACGTCTATGTGGCCAGACACCCGCAGTTTAATGGTGCCATCGGGGCAGCGCTCATTGCCAGCGAAAGATCCTGA
- a CDS encoding sulfite exporter TauE/SafE family protein, giving the protein MEFTLLIPVLATALSVGLGCGTCCSPAVSVFLSSYIVTHAGGMKKSLISFLSFFIGKIIAVVLLCSLASLIGSQFIDEAGYVGNVNLSLILELSMITLGLVLIGKWIMDYKNPASHCSGCSGGKKADPKGLIPLFTAGFAYGASPCAPLIMMIGVAATLPFSTAALVGGVFAAASTLTPILLMVLLSGVLSAKIAKEIPQQLQWFRLGSYVLLTLFSIGSIINLV; this is encoded by the coding sequence ATGGAGTTCACATTACTGATCCCGGTTTTGGCAACCGCGCTGTCAGTCGGTCTGGGATGTGGCACCTGTTGCAGTCCGGCGGTCAGTGTCTTTTTATCCAGCTATATTGTTACCCATGCCGGCGGCATGAAAAAATCCCTGATTTCCTTTCTCAGCTTTTTTATCGGCAAGATCATCGCCGTGGTGTTATTGTGTTCCCTGGCTTCGCTGATCGGCAGTCAGTTTATTGATGAAGCGGGTTATGTGGGGAATGTAAATCTGAGTCTTATTCTGGAACTATCGATGATTACGCTGGGACTGGTTCTGATCGGAAAATGGATTATGGATTACAAAAATCCAGCCAGCCACTGTTCGGGGTGTTCCGGGGGAAAAAAGGCTGATCCAAAAGGTTTAATCCCATTATTCACAGCCGGATTTGCCTATGGGGCATCCCCCTGCGCACCGCTGATTATGATGATTGGTGTGGCTGCAACCTTGCCCTTTTCCACCGCTGCACTGGTGGGAGGCGTGTTTGCTGCAGCCAGTACGCTGACACCGATTTTACTAATGGTGCTGTTGTCTGGCGTGCTGTCGGCGAAAATCGCTAAAGAAATCCCTCAGCAGCTGCAGTGGTTTCGGTTAGGCAGTTACGTTTTATTAACCCTGTTTTCGATCGGGTCAATTATAAATTTGGTATGA
- a CDS encoding TetR/AcrR family transcriptional regulator, with amino-acid sequence MKTIKEGEVRKREILLVARELFVKKGYDQTSVNDILKIVDIAKGTFYYYFSSKEEVLAAIILDIVDEGAKRAERILKDKSIPLMNRIMMAIMAQTPEFEGSDEIKEEMHKVENAKLEQLYTKAMLKRMTPLLEEPVREGLEQDVFHTDYPTESIESILLLGHMLFDSNIMEWEMDVFPQKIQAYLCNIERLLGTKEGELNGFLQMFA; translated from the coding sequence ATGAAAACAATCAAGGAAGGTGAAGTCCGAAAACGCGAAATTCTTCTGGTAGCCCGAGAATTATTCGTTAAGAAAGGCTATGATCAGACTTCGGTGAATGACATATTAAAAATTGTCGATATTGCCAAAGGGACTTTTTATTATTATTTTTCGTCAAAGGAAGAAGTGTTGGCGGCGATCATTCTGGATATCGTCGATGAAGGCGCAAAACGGGCCGAGCGGATTTTAAAGGATAAATCGATTCCACTGATGAATCGTATTATGATGGCAATTATGGCGCAAACCCCGGAGTTTGAAGGATCGGATGAGATAAAGGAAGAAATGCATAAAGTTGAAAATGCCAAGCTGGAACAATTGTACACAAAGGCGATGTTAAAGCGGATGACGCCGCTTCTGGAGGAACCGGTTAGGGAAGGTTTGGAGCAGGATGTTTTCCATACCGACTATCCGACGGAATCCATTGAATCCATTTTACTGTTGGGACATATGCTGTTTGACAGTAATATTATGGAATGGGAAATGGATGTTTTTCCTCAAAAGATACAGGCTTATTTATGCAATATCGAAAGGCTGTTGGGGACAAAAGAAGGCGAATTGAACGGCTTTTTACAGATGTTTGCCTAG
- a CDS encoding MFS transporter, producing MNQQNETKNSSTKSPNKVMKKFMILVVGQFISSIGSGLTDFGLAIYVLTFTGSVAATGIFSICAFLPSILLAPVGGVLADRYDRRLMMILGELFSGLGLVICLVSVMSANPSIVVICIGVGVSSIFTALTEPAFKATMTDLLSEEDFARAGGMVQIANSAKLIISPALAGLLLQMTAVSTLIIIDMLTFFTTVLIIAIVKNSMVTKPQSETALSFTREMKEGIAAIRSKSGMMTMIVIMTIAVFCFGFVQILSKPLVLALAGEAELGILTTVIALGMMAGSILISCLKQTKSYGRMLSLGLLGCGIFFALIGVSENLLLIAVFGFMMFVFMPAIQIGAEVLIRKNLDNEVQGRAFGLIGLITQMGYILAFIASGLLSDYLFEPFMSSNSALAMNIGAVIGAGAGRGNALLIVITGVALASVGIIVSRLKSVKSLETEELNTYETVVESCPKGL from the coding sequence ATGAATCAACAAAACGAAACAAAAAACAGTTCAACTAAAAGCCCGAACAAGGTGATGAAGAAATTTATGATCCTGGTGGTCGGGCAGTTTATATCAAGCATTGGCAGTGGGTTAACAGATTTTGGTTTGGCCATCTATGTGCTCACGTTCACCGGGTCGGTAGCAGCGACTGGCATTTTCAGCATCTGCGCATTCCTGCCTTCCATTCTGCTGGCACCGGTGGGCGGAGTTCTGGCAGACCGTTATGACAGACGCTTAATGATGATATTGGGCGAATTGTTTTCCGGTCTGGGACTAGTGATCTGTCTTGTTTCGGTGATGAGTGCCAATCCTTCCATTGTAGTCATCTGCATTGGCGTCGGCGTCAGTTCTATTTTTACAGCGTTGACAGAACCAGCGTTTAAAGCAACCATGACAGATTTATTATCAGAAGAAGACTTTGCCAGGGCTGGCGGCATGGTTCAGATTGCCAACAGCGCTAAGCTTATTATTTCCCCGGCACTGGCCGGACTGCTGTTACAGATGACAGCGGTCAGCACCCTGATCATCATTGATATGCTTACCTTCTTTACAACCGTTTTGATTATTGCAATTGTTAAAAACAGTATGGTGACAAAACCCCAAAGTGAGACAGCGCTAAGCTTTACCCGGGAAATGAAAGAAGGGATTGCTGCCATACGAAGTAAAAGCGGCATGATGACAATGATTGTCATTATGACGATTGCGGTTTTCTGTTTTGGCTTTGTCCAGATTTTAAGTAAACCGCTGGTGCTCGCGCTGGCAGGGGAAGCCGAACTGGGGATTCTGACCACGGTTATTGCCTTGGGGATGATGGCGGGAAGTATCCTGATCAGTTGTCTAAAGCAGACCAAATCTTATGGCCGGATGCTCTCGCTCGGATTGCTGGGATGCGGAATCTTTTTTGCCTTGATTGGTGTCAGTGAAAATCTTTTACTGATAGCGGTATTCGGATTTATGATGTTTGTCTTTATGCCGGCGATCCAGATTGGCGCTGAAGTTCTGATCCGCAAGAATCTGGACAATGAGGTTCAGGGTCGGGCTTTTGGACTGATCGGTCTGATTACGCAGATGGGTTATATTCTGGCTTTTATCGCCTCCGGTCTGCTTTCAGATTATCTGTTTGAGCCGTTTATGAGCAGCAATAGCGCTCTAGCCATGAACATCGGAGCGGTAATCGGTGCCGGTGCAGGCAGAGGCAATGCCCTGTTGATTGTGATCACCGGAGTGGCGCTGGCCAGTGTCGGAATTATTGTTTCCCGACTGAAAAGTGTCAAATCATTGGAAACGGAGGAATTGAACACTTATGAAACTGTTGTTGAATCTTGTCCAAAAGGACTTTAA
- a CDS encoding FtsX-like permease family protein produces the protein MKLLLNLVQKDFKRNRVITTALAVFLILSALLMAGGLRVAGTMFSSLNGLNRLAVPPEYLQMHKGTYDEESVENFMSSHDYIKDALTVRMLNVGNTNISYQGETLEKCLMDNGFVVQNEGFDYLLNMNNERAVVKDGEIGVPVYYAEELGIQVGDVITLQGDNYSKELRVSTLIRDAQMNVALASSKRFLISSTDLEEISRHIGEWEYCFEFLLKDGTSTTVLEKDYMDAAMPSNGVAITGSLLTMLNALSYGLVAFIIIAISMLLIIIALLCLSYIIRATLADEHVTIGEMKAMGFPGKSIEALYQIKYIILVLMSVVIGYLAAIPFGDFFSASVIRYCGQGTEGWMQWVFPLIGVTLLSLMVVLGCHRIIRKNLKSTVVELLRGQENIKKEGHYSLPASGLKHPNRTMAFGELKCKWNEYIVIFLVFMAASFLILLPMNMKHTIENPSFITYMGIGESDIRIDIQYSEKLTQQKDAALSYLENDSETSKVAIYKNGYVQSQNAAGEWEYLRVESGDESVFPLVYLEGRAPVESQEMALSYMNGIALGKKVGDTITVVYQGQNLTFTVCGIYQDITYGGKTAKAAIDFAEKDVEVYIIYLDVRDGVAIEKKTDALRSLLTDSKITPVSAFIAQTLGGITDNMSLVERSAIAISLLLSILITVMFLQLVTAREHSAIAIKKSMGFSNRDIQIQLGIRILVIQGLAIVVGTVLANSLGEVIFGWMLSSMGASKITLLVEPLTAYLLCPAVQLLVVLFTVVMGTRAVRNDHIKDQIME, from the coding sequence ATGAAACTGTTGTTGAATCTTGTCCAAAAGGACTTTAAACGAAACCGGGTCATTACCACGGCCCTGGCGGTATTTCTGATCCTTTCGGCTCTTTTAATGGCCGGCGGATTACGGGTTGCCGGAACGATGTTTTCGTCACTAAATGGGCTGAATAGATTGGCGGTGCCCCCGGAATATTTGCAGATGCATAAGGGCACCTATGACGAGGAATCCGTGGAAAATTTTATGAGCAGCCACGATTATATCAAAGATGCGCTAACCGTGCGAATGCTAAATGTCGGCAATACCAATATCAGCTATCAGGGGGAAACCCTGGAAAAGTGTCTAATGGATAACGGCTTTGTTGTTCAGAATGAGGGTTTTGACTATCTGCTGAATATGAATAACGAACGGGCAGTTGTTAAAGACGGTGAAATCGGAGTGCCGGTTTATTATGCCGAGGAACTGGGCATTCAAGTTGGCGATGTGATTACCTTGCAAGGGGATAATTATAGCAAGGAATTGCGAGTATCGACTCTTATCCGTGACGCTCAGATGAACGTGGCGCTGGCATCGTCAAAGCGTTTCTTAATCAGTTCAACCGATCTGGAGGAAATCAGCCGTCACATCGGTGAATGGGAATATTGTTTTGAATTCCTGCTTAAGGATGGCACATCCACCACCGTTTTGGAGAAAGATTATATGGATGCGGCAATGCCGTCCAACGGGGTGGCAATAACGGGCAGTCTGCTGACCATGCTCAATGCCTTGTCCTATGGTCTGGTGGCCTTTATCATTATTGCTATCAGTATGCTGTTAATCATCATTGCGCTGCTGTGTTTGTCTTATATCATCCGGGCAACCCTGGCCGATGAGCATGTGACCATCGGTGAGATGAAAGCGATGGGATTTCCGGGTAAAAGCATTGAGGCTCTCTATCAGATAAAATATATTATTCTGGTGCTGATGTCCGTTGTAATCGGCTATCTGGCTGCCATCCCATTTGGCGATTTCTTTTCAGCCTCAGTGATCAGGTATTGTGGACAGGGAACCGAGGGGTGGATGCAATGGGTATTTCCGCTTATCGGGGTGACACTGCTCAGCTTGATGGTGGTATTAGGGTGCCACCGAATCATTCGCAAGAATCTTAAAAGCACGGTCGTGGAACTGCTGCGGGGTCAAGAAAACATCAAAAAAGAAGGCCACTATTCGTTACCGGCATCAGGGCTGAAGCATCCTAACCGAACCATGGCATTCGGCGAATTGAAATGTAAATGGAATGAATATATTGTGATCTTTCTGGTCTTTATGGCGGCTTCATTTTTGATTCTACTGCCCATGAATATGAAGCATACCATAGAAAACCCCTCTTTTATTACTTATATGGGGATTGGCGAATCTGATATTCGCATTGATATCCAGTACAGCGAAAAACTGACGCAGCAAAAAGATGCGGCTTTATCCTATCTGGAGAATGATTCAGAAACTTCCAAAGTGGCTATTTACAAAAATGGCTATGTCCAGTCGCAAAATGCCGCCGGTGAGTGGGAATATCTTCGGGTGGAAAGCGGTGATGAGTCGGTTTTTCCGTTAGTATATCTGGAGGGAAGGGCGCCGGTTGAGAGCCAAGAAATGGCGCTCTCCTATATGAATGGGATAGCATTAGGCAAAAAAGTTGGCGACACGATAACCGTTGTTTATCAGGGACAAAATCTGACCTTTACCGTCTGTGGTATTTATCAGGACATTACCTACGGCGGAAAGACCGCCAAAGCAGCCATTGATTTTGCTGAAAAGGATGTGGAAGTTTATATTATTTATCTGGATGTGCGGGACGGCGTTGCTATTGAGAAAAAAACCGATGCATTGAGAAGTCTGCTTACCGACAGCAAAATAACCCCGGTCAGCGCCTTCATTGCCCAGACCCTTGGGGGCATTACCGATAATATGAGTCTGGTGGAACGTTCAGCCATCGCCATTTCATTACTGTTAAGCATACTGATTACTGTCATGTTTCTGCAGCTTGTCACAGCCCGGGAGCACAGTGCCATTGCCATTAAAAAATCAATGGGCTTTTCAAACCGCGACATCCAAATTCAGTTGGGCATCCGGATTCTGGTGATTCAAGGCCTGGCAATTGTTGTTGGAACGGTTCTGGCTAATTCATTGGGTGAAGTTATTTTCGGTTGGATGCTGTCATCTATGGGGGCATCAAAAATAACCCTGTTGGTTGAACCACTAACTGCCTATCTGCTTTGCCCGGCAGTCCAACTGCTGGTGGTTTTGTTCACCGTGGTAATGGGAACCAGAGCAGTCAGAAACGATCATATTAAAGATCAGATAATGGAATAG
- a CDS encoding ABC transporter ATP-binding protein: protein MLKVEKISKSFKESPVLEDISFKIKKGDFVAVMGPSGSGKSTLLYSISGMDTISAGQVLFEGVSISDMQEVELSRFRLIKMGFVFQNAQMLKNLSIFDNIILPGLVAKKESAEDIRKRASALMKRMEIEAIEDRDIREVSGGQLQRASICRAMINNPGMLFLDEPTGALNSGATDQVLAILEDLNREGMTIMTVTHDQRVAARAKKVIYIRDGQIAASKEFAVGADRERELDDWLCEIV, encoded by the coding sequence ATGTTAAAAGTTGAAAAAATCAGTAAGTCGTTTAAAGAATCACCGGTACTTGAGGACATATCATTTAAAATTAAAAAAGGCGATTTTGTTGCCGTGATGGGGCCTTCCGGTTCCGGGAAGTCGACCCTGCTCTACAGTATCAGCGGAATGGACACCATCAGTGCCGGTCAGGTATTGTTTGAAGGTGTTAGTATATCTGACATGCAGGAGGTTGAATTATCAAGATTTCGGCTGATTAAAATGGGATTTGTTTTTCAGAATGCTCAGATGTTAAAGAATCTTTCGATTTTTGATAACATTATTCTTCCTGGTCTGGTGGCAAAAAAAGAATCGGCAGAGGACATCCGAAAACGGGCGTCGGCATTAATGAAGCGGATGGAGATTGAAGCGATTGAAGATCGGGATATCCGGGAAGTCTCCGGCGGTCAGCTGCAACGAGCATCCATTTGCCGTGCCATGATCAACAATCCCGGGATGCTGTTTCTGGATGAACCCACCGGGGCACTGAATAGCGGAGCCACCGATCAGGTGCTGGCAATTCTGGAAGATTTGAACCGAGAGGGTATGACTATTATGACGGTTACCCATGATCAGCGGGTCGCTGCCAGAGCAAAAAAAGTAATTTATATCAGGGATGGGCAAATTGCTGCCAGCAAGGAATTTGCGGTGGGAGCCGACCGGGAAAGGGAACTGGATGACTGGTTATGTGAGATTGTTTGA